The sequence below is a genomic window from Coffea arabica cultivar ET-39 chromosome 8e, Coffea Arabica ET-39 HiFi, whole genome shotgun sequence.
AGATCAATCTGAACTGTACATTTTTTGTGCTTGATCAGATTCAAGAGAAGTTCTTAACTATCCAAGGTTTTCTTCTTCTAGTTTCCAAGCTTTGTCTTTCATATTCTGTCTTTTCTAGCCTTCTTCCATTATATGTGTAATTAGACATTATCACTTGCGCTATAATCATTTCCTCTCTTCTTACAACCAGATGTCTGTGGGAAGTTCAGACACTTGTATGCGCTGAAGAAAGACACTGGACTTCCTCGACTAATGCAACTTGATGTTTTcgaagatgaagaaaatggaTACCTTGTTCAGGACAAATGTGTTTTTGGAGTGGAAGTTTCCGTTAACAGTTATAAGGGTAGAGGAGAGTGTCTAGCTATGCCTGTGAAACCTAGCAGCGCAACTTACACTTGGAAAATAGTTGACTATTCTAAGAGTGATGAGCCGAGACTCTCAGAAGCTTTTACTCGGCAGGATTTCAAGTGGTATGTCCTCCCATTCTTCAAAGTTATTTTTTGTTCTCATGACGCTGTGCACTTGGCAGTGCTTTGGAGATGTCTGTCTGGTCAAATGTTACTTTTCTAGCATGACTTTTTGTTTGATTAGATGATAGGGACATTAATCAGTTGACTAAGAAATGTTGTGGCTTCTTTATTTATCTCAGGAGACTAATAATGCTTCTTCCCAGAGGAACAAAACGTGACGAAGCCAAATACCTTTCACTCTATCTAAATTCGCTCGACTCCAAAATTACCCTTAGCGTGTATGCAGAATTCAAGCTACGCGTAAAACACCAACTGAATGGCTAGGATATTGAGCAAACAGGTCAATCAATCCGACGTATATCTTTCCATACATGACTTAACCTCTGGTGAAGAATTTAAAATCATGTTTTTTATGTCCTTATCTTTGGTGGTTTTGACCAATTCCACTTTGCAGCTGATCACTTGTTCACTAGTATACAAAGTTACCGGGGTTTTGGTGCCTTCCAATCATTGAATGATATTGCGGATACTTCTAAAGGCTTCCTCGTGAATGACACTTTGATCGTCGAAGTGGAATTTGTTCGCATTTCATCCGTGAAGAGTTTCACTGAAGGGTGAGGAAATTAGTAGATGACGGTCTCACAATCCAACCGTACATTATAATAAAGGGGAAAGAAATACTGGTTTGTCCGGTTATATGTGTAAAACATAAAAGAATATCTCAATATGGTTCGCAAATTTGTCTTTTTTTAACTTCTCCACCTCTCTCAGACTATCaacatcatcttcatcttgaattACTGATTTTCGATTCAAACtttctgtatttttttttcaaaattttttaatcgttctagtttttcttttcaaggGAACAACaatgaaagggaaaagaaagctgCCATGTTGGAAAGAAATCTAGTAGCCTGCTGTAATTTTTCTCAAGAGAGCTTCGACTTGTTATTCCAATCTAGATAAATAATCCACGTAATAAATCCAGTCAGAGGTCCGAGGTTGGGATTGATAGAtgttttttactttattttttttttggacgaATAATGAGAAAGATAAATAATCCACGTAATAAATCCGGTATATATGGGTTGATAGAACATCCATTAGTGGATTAACCACTACTCAACTTTTCCTGGTTGAGttgaaggcaaaaaaaaaaaaaaaaaaaaaagaataaacacGTTGATATTTAATTGCCGCCAAGACCAGGATGTAAAGTTCGTTGAGGGAAAAATCAAAGTCGAactttacattaaaaaaaaatgatcaaaattagGGGGcagaaaaataaatcaaaattaattagcactaaagacccaaaaagaaaacataCAGATCGAAATCTTCAACGAGGAAAAATTTAAATGTTGAGCGCACCCAAGATCCCGGATTTGGCAAAAGAAAATAGAGTCTTCAACACCTTGTTCTCTTTCCGATTAGATTGCAGATCGAGAATTTGTAGATCTATATAGTTGTAGGGGAAGCTTGAAGGAAGGAACAAAATCTATGAAGGTCTAGAAattaaaagaggaaaaagggacCAAGGGACAGAGGAAAGTGGCTCTACTAGTGAGTGCTAGATTTTTATCGTTGAGTGCAGGTTGTGTTTAACTTATTTTTATAGTAAATTAAAAAAACCTGACAGGtcgtcgagcctgtgcaataataataataagaaccTAAATTCCACTAAAATCAGTCATtaattaatcctaggtactggagcagggactctaggtgtgcaatgggttacttgattcaccatgttcccgaagagtttacttaatccgatataccagaattaattagttgacaaaaattactgaatagtagacagtggcaagtagggtcgtctcctcagggactggggatatttGCCTCTCTTAAATTCCAAGTGGTAAGGGGGATTTCAccggaatgaaactaaaaataattaaacaatttaactaaaaatgaTTAATTAACTAGCACAAATATAGtaggaattaaatcaagaataaataaattctagccaatgatacaactactcagacacagtccatttatccgatcattgatgcaagagaggttcacttaatttattaataggctagttatagtcgccgatGAACTCTaacgaccaatttttccttaatttattgataaccaaggtacga
It includes:
- the LOC113703466 gene encoding MATH domain and coiled-coil domain-containing protein At3g58270-like; its protein translation is MAEVKTHNPFPIEDPVSDTMKLLRDKPPAHYILQIDSFSLLLKILEKSDAKSYDSMTFEACGYKWKLSLYPNGDQKRNAKGFISLYLRIEETNALPVGWEINLNCTFFVLDQIQEKFLTIQDVCGKFRHLYALKKDTGLPRLMQLDVFEDEENGYLVQDKCVFGVEVSVNSYKGRGECLAMPVKPSSATYTWKIVDYSKSDEPRLSEAFTRQDFKWRLIMLLPRGTKRDEAKYLSLYLNSLDSKITLSVYAEFKLRVKHQLNG